A portion of the Gemmatimonadota bacterium genome contains these proteins:
- a CDS encoding 50S ribosomal protein L11 methyltransferase: MLWVCFCRFLSIRYGFPARAIARIHGEKVNTYFQVSVVLPRAKVEVVSAKLFELGCCGVVEEDISDGVRLTAYFEAAENKAEIEQALVPCECRFEPVPDTDWTLGWRSFFQPVYPSPRMVICPPWDRVPDPPGGFTIAIDPQMAFGTGHHETTRLALLGLEKRIISGDRVLDVGTGSGILSIAAVKLGAAEVVAVDIEGSAIENARANCVLNDVDAQVVLMQCSVDRVSGIFDVVVANIISSILFPLIPELAKRLHPEGCAILGGNLDREREALCTVLDRSDLVLDEMLDDGEWLCAIVHKSR; encoded by the coding sequence ATGCTCTGGGTGTGCTTCTGTCGTTTTTTGTCGATCAGATATGGTTTCCCGGCCAGGGCCATCGCACGCATTCATGGTGAGAAAGTGAATACCTATTTTCAAGTATCTGTGGTGTTGCCGCGGGCAAAGGTTGAGGTTGTGTCTGCCAAGTTGTTCGAGCTGGGCTGTTGTGGTGTGGTGGAAGAGGATATAAGCGATGGGGTTCGGCTGACGGCGTATTTTGAGGCGGCAGAAAATAAAGCGGAGATAGAACAGGCTCTCGTGCCCTGTGAATGCCGCTTTGAACCCGTGCCCGATACGGATTGGACACTGGGGTGGCGTTCTTTTTTTCAGCCTGTTTATCCCTCCCCTCGCATGGTAATTTGTCCACCGTGGGACAGGGTGCCCGACCCTCCGGGTGGTTTTACTATCGCGATTGACCCTCAAATGGCGTTTGGCACCGGGCATCACGAGACAACGCGCCTGGCGCTTTTGGGTTTAGAGAAGAGGATAATATCAGGGGATCGGGTGCTGGATGTTGGTACGGGATCGGGGATTTTGAGCATTGCGGCTGTGAAGTTGGGCGCGGCTGAAGTAGTGGCTGTGGATATTGAAGGATCTGCGATTGAGAATGCCCGAGCCAACTGTGTTTTGAATGATGTGGATGCACAGGTGGTTTTGATGCAGTGTTCTGTCGATAGGGTATCGGGGATTTTTGATGTGGTAGTTGCAAATATCATCAGCAGTATTTTATTTCCGCTCATTCCAGAATTGGCAAAGCGACTGCATCCCGAAGGGTGCGCGATTTTGGGAGGGAATTTGGATCGCGAGCGCGAAGCGCTTTGCACGGTACTGGATAGGAGCGATCTGGTGCTTGACGAGATGCTCGACGATGGCGAATGGCTGTGTGCGATTGTGCATAAATCCCGATAG